Proteins from a genomic interval of Salmo salar chromosome ssa14, Ssal_v3.1, whole genome shotgun sequence:
- the LOC123726593 gene encoding cell wall protein DAN4-like gives MVRPSNNLLRTTQCILVFAISGALSASFFRVPRSVTPAGMSTTPTAKMAYQICMEITNRVFNDSLLSPNSEDYKKMYDEVNQLLAEVYGCRTCSTGSVYEGIATMTFSHGSVIANATIVFYTEAINQWVVKYLFLENIKANPSAVLQINSNYTEFQATPVPAVVPNITIPTTPTTTITNTTPMTTTTTTNQPTTTTTNQPITTTTNHQQPLLLTINNHYY, from the exons GTGCCCTGTCTGCCAGCTTCTTTCGAGTGCCCCGTTCAGTCACCCCAGCGGGTATGAGCACCACCCCCACAGCAAAAATGGCCTACCAGATCTGCATGGAGATCACCAATCGGGTCTTCAATGACTCCCTATTGAGTCCAAATTCTGAGGACTACAAGAAAATGTATGACGAGGTCAACCAATTG CTTGCTGAAGTCTACGGGTGTCGTACGTGCTCAACAGGATCCGTTTATGAGGGCATTGCAACAATGACTTTCAG TCATGGATCAGTGATAGCAAACGCTACCATAGTTTTCTACACAGAGGCTATCAATCAATGGGTGGTCAAGTATCTCTTTCTGGAAAATATCAAAGCCAATCCTTCTGCCGTTCTCCAGATAAATTCAAATTATACCGAAT TTCAAGCAACACCAGTACCAGCCGTGGTTCCAAACATAACCATCCCCACCACACCTACTACAACCATAACAAATACGACTCCCatgactacaaccactactactaaccagccaacaaccactactactaatcagCCAataaccactactactaacca ccaacaaccactactactaacca tcaacaaccactactactaa